Genomic segment of Drosophila takahashii strain IR98-3 E-12201 chromosome X, DtakHiC1v2, whole genome shotgun sequence:
ACCCAAAACAGGGGAATCACCTACGTGGCTGGGAGAAATGCAACCAAAATCGCACCCAAGGAAAGgcgaaggcaaaggcaaaggcaaatcAGGCATTAAATTGCTCATGAGGCCGACAATTTCTTTAAACACAGAGCGCAGCGCAGCGGCTGAGTTGGTAATAGAAAAGGATTTGACTCGATTGAACACCCGAATTTGCAATTTTCGAGTTAAGCTCCGTTGCGCCCCCAAAAACGCCTcggcgaaaagaaaaaaagtggtGGGCGGTGAGCTGAAATTATAGCCTAAGCCCAGGCAAGTGGAAGACCAGACGGAGTTTCAGTCGTCGTCTTTTTTCCAATTGctgccttttctttttttcagcCTTTTCAGCTTTTTCGGGGCCATCTCTTGGCCAAAAGCACTTAACACGTCAACACGGTTGCCGGCGCTGTGTTTTCCCAAGCAGTCGGCGGCATTTCTGTTTTTGGTGGGAGTCGCTGCGATACGCTACTccataaaagtaaataatattaatggaAAAAGTAATAGCGTTTGTTTTAATTGAGTAAAATTGATTGAAAATTGAAcataagttaattttaaaataaagaaagaattttaggTATTCAATTTGTGATGAATATAATTGTctttaattcattaaatattttattgcattgtTTTGTGGCGAAATGAAATTCacagaattttaaatgttaaaagttttagtaaaatttgtattttatattaattttaaatgtcttGACATCTACCTATATATATCATATCATCTCTCAtgatatcatattatttttctatagAATGGAACTTGTTAAAGGAGGAACCTCCATCGCTTCCCTTACTTTTCCGCATTTACCCAGTGTTTGGGCCATATCGATAAAAACAATGTTGCGGTATTCTGCCTTATGCTGACATGATTACCCAGCTAACCAGCTGAAAACCGAGGCAGAAACTGAGGCCAAATTTCAAAGTCGGGGATAAACTCCAATGGTTGATTGTAGGTGCAAGTTAAGCtgcacactcagaaaaaagtACAATAGCAAACCACATTTgttattaacaaaaatataatataagtcCCAACTTATATGTAGTTTTTCCATAATAAATCACAATTAaccctttttttctttcaaaaaataaagaactatattaataacttttttctctgtgtgctTACtcggaaaaattgaaaatgggaTTGGGACTCGCATGTTGCATGCCCATATAGATCGATAAGGTGGCCATCGATCGAAGATTGAGCTGGAGAGTGTGTATCGATTATTATCTATTTTGGCCGAAATCGATCGTGATCGATTGATGCTGGGCTGCTTGAACAAGGTTAAGTGCCTGCAGGGTGGCAAAGGGGAACTATAATCCCGGATTTTCTTCATCTGAGCTGTTAATGTGGCAACAGGAATTTAGTTCGATTTCTGCATGGATTTAAGGTGGCCTTTTTGCCAGGCTTTtcgaatttaaattgtaatcaTCGCAGTGCTCCCTGACATTTCAGTACTTGTCAATTGTCAATTCGATTTGGTTATTGTCGCAATATCTGGCagcgaaacaaaaaacaaaaattcataaattatcTATTAACTATTATCGGCAGCAGTGAAGTAGAGTGGATATGTCGACGGCCCCCGAAGATCGTTTGCGCGAGAACCTCAACCGCTGTCTGTCGGACTCCCTGGTGAAGGGATTCGGAGGCCTGGTGATCGGATCGGTGGTCACCCTGCTCTTCTTCCGGAGGCGCATTTGGCCCGTCTGGCTGGGCACCGGATTCGGCGTGGGCATGGCCTACCGGGGCTGTGAGAAGGAGCTCAACGAGGTGACCTTTGACCCGCAGAAGTGATGGCGAGCAAAGAAGTGGACAATGGATTTTACGAATGCTCAAATACGGTTTAATCCCTTGCGTTTGTTTTGGAATGTGGAACGATTTGAGTAAATGAATGAAGggaaacccatttttttattggGGATGTGGGATTAAATTAGAGCAGTAAAAAGTgaattaataagaaataattaatcaaataaCTAAAGGAAAcgagaaataatttaaaaaataaataagaaaataaaataaataggtaaaaaaaaagtaatcaaataaaataaatatataaataaataaatatacagtaaaataatatatataaggtTTACCATCATTTACAAAGCCTTAAAACAGTCTAATCATGATCCTCTTGCGATCTGGAACAAGTGATATGTGTAAGCCAATCTTCGTGGCATTCAACACCTGGGTTTTCCTTTACTTTTTGGTCATCTTAAGCTGCTCTTTCATGTTCACCGATCTGGCGATCGTTCAAGGGCCCAATAAATCTAGTCTAGTCCCGTTTGCTGGCTGGTGCTAATGCGACAAGTCCACCGGAATTCCCTCCCTGCACCCCCGGCACTCCACCAACTAACTGGCCTTCTTCTCGGAAAGATCGCTATTCGCGATCCATTTGCCAAGATATCCTACAGTCGAGGAGGGCAGCGCTTCGAATTCGGGCTGCTTCCGAGGCAATCGGACGATCGGCCAATCGGCCAAGGAGAAGTCAAAAACCGGAGGAGAGATTGTGTAGCACGGTCGgcaattataatatatacaaaatccaTTACGGTTCACAGGTCAAATGTAGAAATTGAGATAGATCCGCGGCCACAGGCTGGATGTGGTTCATTGGCAGCTTTGCACGTTGCCTCACGCCAAAAACCCATCTGCAAGCCTTTTTTTAGTGCAGCCGAAAAGGTGctgcaaaattatatttcaaagTAAATTCCGCTATTAGTAAAtttgctaaaaaatatattcgacGAGAATTTTAAACT
This window contains:
- the LOC108054543 gene encoding MICOS complex subunit Mic10, with protein sequence MSTAPEDRLRENLNRCLSDSLVKGFGGLVIGSVVTLLFFRRRIWPVWLGTGFGVGMAYRGCEKELNEVTFDPQK